The proteins below are encoded in one region of Neisseriales bacterium:
- a CDS encoding site-2 protease family protein: MQPETIQFLIIYALPVLLAITIHEASHAYAARRFGDDTAYLAGRMTLNPLKHIDPLGTIIVPALSIALGGWIFGWAKPVPVNPARFRRIRQDMAWVAFAGPLANFFMALSWGVLHHLALNMTGEFALPFMLMSQAGIHINYLLMVFNLLPILPMDGGRIMQSLLFNRHYADLYARTEPYGTWLLIALLASGLLSGFLRYCLQHLMQLTDWLIPF; this comes from the coding sequence ATGCAACCTGAAACCATTCAGTTTTTAATCATCTACGCACTACCTGTTCTTTTGGCTATTACCATCCATGAAGCATCTCATGCCTATGCTGCACGACGCTTTGGCGATGATACAGCCTATTTAGCAGGCAGAATGACGCTGAACCCACTCAAACATATTGACCCGCTTGGCACGATTATTGTTCCGGCTCTATCCATTGCATTAGGCGGTTGGATTTTTGGATGGGCAAAACCAGTGCCAGTCAATCCAGCACGGTTTCGACGAATAAGGCAAGATATGGCTTGGGTAGCTTTTGCAGGACCATTAGCTAATTTCTTCATGGCATTAAGCTGGGGGGTCTTGCATCACCTAGCGTTGAATATGACGGGTGAATTTGCGCTACCCTTTATGTTGATGAGTCAAGCTGGTATACACATTAATTACCTGCTGATGGTATTTAATCTATTACCGATTTTGCCGATGGATGGCGGTCGTATCATGCAAAGCTTACTTTTTAATCGTCATTATGCTGATCTATACGCTCGCACTGAACCCTATGGTACATGGTTGCTCATTGCACTTTTAGCATCAGGGCTACTATCTGGCTTTTTGCGGTATTGTTTGCAACATTTAATGCAATTGACCGATTGGCTCATACCTTTTTAA
- a CDS encoding PHP domain-containing protein, whose protein sequence is MSCTHALAQIPIDLHSHSYYSDGVLSPTELVQTAYNNGAALLALTDHDCTDGLAEAHDYAEALRLPFVKGVEISATWQNTQTLHIVGLGIDPTCPELIQGLKTVRSGRLMRLKKMHDLFVEHGIEGVYEGALDYAKNPLLVGRLHIARYLVKIGLFDTTHQVFRYYLTPGKIGYVPHHWASLPDVMAWIRHAKGIPVLAHPSRYGLTAKQITELLQTFYALGGIAIEAGSARYSVAEIQHYVDYAKQFNLEVSVGSDFHAPSADGRMVGFSPALPSHAPYVWYRWLPVASSHNQSNNDDRIVGHAT, encoded by the coding sequence ATGTCTTGTACCCATGCGTTAGCCCAAATACCTATTGATTTACATAGTCACTCTTACTATTCGGATGGTGTCTTATCCCCTACTGAACTTGTTCAAACTGCCTACAATAATGGTGCTGCATTACTTGCTTTAACCGATCATGATTGTACCGATGGTTTGGCAGAAGCTCATGATTATGCTGAAGCATTGCGCTTACCCTTTGTCAAGGGTGTTGAAATTTCAGCAACTTGGCAAAACACGCAGACTCTGCATATTGTAGGCCTAGGCATTGATCCAACTTGCCCTGAATTGATACAGGGTCTTAAAACAGTTCGATCTGGGCGATTAATGCGCCTAAAAAAAATGCATGACCTTTTTGTAGAACATGGTATTGAGGGTGTTTATGAGGGTGCTTTAGACTATGCTAAAAATCCACTTCTAGTCGGCCGATTGCATATTGCGCGGTACCTCGTAAAAATCGGCCTATTTGATACAACGCATCAAGTATTTCGCTATTACCTAACACCAGGCAAGATCGGCTATGTCCCGCATCATTGGGCATCGTTACCGGATGTGATGGCTTGGATACGCCACGCAAAAGGTATTCCTGTTTTAGCGCATCCGAGCCGTTATGGTCTAACTGCCAAGCAAATAACTGAACTTCTGCAAACTTTTTATGCTTTAGGCGGCATAGCCATCGAAGCCGGTAGTGCTAGGTATTCGGTAGCAGAAATCCAACATTACGTAGACTATGCCAAGCAGTTTAATTTGGAAGTCAGTGTCGGTAGTGACTTTCACGCACCATCTGCTGATGGCAGAATGGTCGGCTTTTCACCCGCATTACCGAGTCACGCACCTTACGTTTGGTACCGTTGGCTGCCAGTAGCTTCATCACACAATCAAAGCAATAATGATGATAGGATAGTCGGTCATGCAACCTGA
- a CDS encoding molybdenum cofactor biosynthesis protein MoaE: MWLHVTIQHSPFDLAQEEAMLRSQHPDIGGIVAFQGVVRSHDAAVPLRALCIEHYPVLTEQEITNIAHVASKRWPIIACRIIHRIGELLPGEPIVLVLVGTQHREAGFQAVQFLMNQIKTQVSLWKREELIDGSHYWAKAQSLAV; encoded by the coding sequence ATGTGGTTACATGTCACGATACAGCATAGCCCATTTGATTTGGCGCAAGAAGAAGCTATGTTGCGTTCACAGCATCCAGATATTGGTGGCATTGTTGCCTTTCAAGGTGTGGTACGCTCTCATGATGCTGCAGTACCGTTGCGTGCACTTTGTATTGAACACTACCCTGTATTGACCGAACAAGAAATAACCAACATCGCGCATGTAGCTTCGAAGCGTTGGCCAATCATTGCTTGCCGTATCATTCATCGCATCGGCGAATTATTGCCTGGCGAGCCGATTGTGCTGGTATTAGTTGGCACACAGCACCGCGAAGCGGGTTTTCAAGCCGTGCAATTTCTGATGAATCAGATCAAAACGCAAGTGTCGCTTTGGAAACGCGAAGAATTAATTGATGGCAGCCATTATTGGGCAAAAGCTCAATCGCTGGCTGTTTAA
- a CDS encoding MoaD/ThiS family protein gives MITIRYFGLLRELLQCHEETLAWSGQDSHELLQQLRARGDDWANALSEQNVFRIVLNHQVIEEPTAIPDGSEVAFLPPVTGG, from the coding sequence ATGATTACGATTCGGTATTTTGGGTTATTACGCGAATTATTGCAGTGCCATGAGGAAACGTTGGCTTGGTCGGGTCAAGATAGTCACGAATTATTGCAGCAGCTCAGGGCACGCGGTGACGATTGGGCAAATGCTTTGTCTGAACAAAATGTCTTTCGTATTGTGCTCAATCACCAAGTGATTGAGGAACCAACGGCTATTCCAGACGGATCTGAAGTGGCTTTCTTACCCCCTGTCACAGGCGGATAA
- the yidC gene encoding membrane protein insertase YidC, with amino-acid sequence MDLKKLLVFVGLSAALLYGWTYLFPPTYTPTQSIATLPTVKTAEPNTVASTALSEASSLPSKTRIVVTTDVLKAEIDTMGGDLRTLSLLKHHSAIDTGKPFELLSDKKGHIYIAQTGLTSTDKTLMDLPTHKTVFTAEKEHYTLKGDHITVRLHAPPLAGIQVDKVYSFHRGSYVIDVRYDIDNRLNKPLSLTAYYRFLRGNQTPEGESSLTSTFTGPALYTKKDQFQKIDFEDLDSAKAEYPNQATDGWIAMIQHHFLSAWIFQPSGKHNACAKNCYFDVNALQNNLYSAGVLKPLALIKPGSKKSFNMTLFTGPQEYDLLTHITPGLELSKDYGWVHIFAAPLFWSLTKLQDLACNWGWAIVLLTLIIKALFYPLTAASYRSMAKMRTIAPKLQQLKERFGDDRIKMQQATMELYKTEKINPLGGCLPILIQIPVFIGLYWALLASVELRQSPWIGWIHDLSRPDPFFILPALMAITMVAQTYLSPPPADPVQAKMMKIMPIAFSVMFFFFPAGLVLYWLVNNILSILQQWYVNRQAAR; translated from the coding sequence ATGGATTTAAAAAAATTACTGGTGTTTGTTGGTTTGAGTGCCGCCTTATTGTACGGCTGGACTTACTTATTCCCGCCTACCTATACACCCACACAAAGTATAGCGACATTACCCACAGTAAAAACTGCCGAACCCAATACGGTAGCCTCCACGGCCTTATCTGAAGCCAGTTCACTACCCAGTAAAACACGTATTGTTGTTACAACCGATGTACTGAAAGCTGAAATTGATACCATGGGAGGCGATTTGAGAACCTTATCGCTTCTTAAACACCACTCAGCCATTGATACTGGTAAACCGTTTGAATTACTCTCGGATAAAAAAGGTCATATTTATATTGCACAAACCGGGCTAACCAGTACCGATAAAACCCTAATGGATCTACCTACCCATAAAACAGTCTTTACAGCAGAAAAAGAGCATTACACCTTAAAAGGGGATCACATAACGGTTCGTCTACATGCCCCACCATTGGCTGGTATTCAAGTCGATAAAGTCTATTCTTTTCATCGCGGTAGCTATGTTATTGATGTGCGCTATGATATTGATAATCGCCTCAATAAGCCCCTATCTTTAACAGCCTATTACCGCTTTTTGCGTGGCAATCAAACGCCAGAGGGCGAATCAAGCCTCACTTCAACCTTCACAGGGCCTGCGCTATACACCAAAAAAGATCAATTCCAAAAGATTGATTTTGAAGACTTGGATAGCGCTAAAGCCGAATATCCCAATCAGGCTACTGATGGCTGGATCGCTATGATTCAGCATCATTTTCTCTCCGCATGGATTTTTCAGCCGTCTGGTAAACATAATGCTTGTGCAAAAAATTGTTATTTTGATGTCAACGCCCTACAAAATAATTTGTACTCAGCAGGCGTACTAAAACCCCTTGCCCTGATTAAGCCAGGATCCAAAAAGTCCTTTAATATGACCTTATTTACAGGACCTCAAGAATATGACCTCCTTACGCATATCACACCTGGGCTGGAATTATCCAAAGATTACGGCTGGGTTCATATTTTTGCCGCACCTTTATTTTGGTCGTTGACCAAACTGCAGGATTTAGCCTGCAATTGGGGTTGGGCAATTGTGCTATTAACCCTCATTATTAAAGCACTGTTTTACCCGTTAACTGCCGCTTCTTACCGATCCATGGCAAAAATGCGAACGATTGCCCCGAAATTACAGCAGCTCAAAGAACGCTTTGGTGATGATCGAATCAAGATGCAGCAAGCAACCATGGAGCTTTATAAAACAGAAAAGATCAATCCTTTAGGGGGCTGCTTACCGATCTTGATACAAATTCCCGTATTCATTGGCCTTTATTGGGCACTACTAGCCTCAGTTGAGCTGCGCCAATCGCCTTGGATTGGTTGGATTCATGACTTGTCACGTCCGGATCCTTTTTTCATCCTGCCAGCTTTAATGGCGATTACCATGGTCGCTCAGACATACTTAAGTCCGCCACCGGCTGACCCGGTGCAGGCTAAAATGATGAAGATTATGCCGATTGCTTTTTCGGTGATGTTTTTCTTCTTCCCGGCAGGTTTGGTGTTATATTGGTTGGTTAACAATATTTTATCAATTTTGCAGCAGTGGTACGTTAACCGCCAAGCAGCAAGGTAG
- the yidD gene encoding membrane protein insertion efficiency factor YidD, producing the protein MLWIHRLWLNVLLGVIRGYQVAISPLLPARCRYVPTCSEYAIGAIVRYGTRKGIRLAFKRILRCHPLGGHGYDPVP; encoded by the coding sequence ATGTTATGGATTCATCGGCTATGGCTCAACGTTTTACTCGGTGTGATTCGTGGCTATCAAGTCGCCATTAGTCCCCTTTTACCAGCACGTTGCCGTTATGTACCCACTTGCTCTGAATATGCGATAGGTGCAATTGTGCGCTATGGCACACGAAAAGGTATACGGTTAGCTTTCAAACGGATCTTACGTTGTCACCCATTAGGTGGTCACGGTTATGACCCTGTTCCCTAA
- the rnpA gene encoding ribonuclease P protein component, whose amino-acid sequence MRSTEFKLVLKSHRTASNAFFRIYVLPNAQQEPRLGLSVAKKINKHACKRHGIKRIVREWFRLHQAGFPAVDIVIQSRCVYDKTKQKAFWEALYELEKAIR is encoded by the coding sequence TTGCGATCAACCGAGTTTAAGTTGGTGCTGAAAAGTCACCGTACAGCTTCGAATGCATTTTTTCGCATCTATGTCTTGCCTAATGCACAACAAGAGCCCAGATTAGGATTGAGTGTTGCCAAAAAAATCAATAAGCATGCCTGTAAACGTCATGGCATTAAACGGATTGTTCGAGAATGGTTTCGCCTGCATCAGGCAGGATTTCCTGCTGTGGATATCGTGATTCAATCCCGCTGTGTGTATGATAAAACCAAGCAAAAAGCATTTTGGGAAGCGCTATATGAGCTCGAAAAAGCGATTCGATAG
- the rpmH gene encoding 50S ribosomal protein L34 — MKRTYQPSVICRKRTHGFLVRSRTCGGRAVLAARRAKGRKRLAV; from the coding sequence ATGAAGCGTACTTACCAGCCCTCTGTGATATGCAGGAAACGTACCCATGGTTTTCTTGTTCGATCTAGAACTTGTGGTGGTCGTGCTGTATTGGCTGCTCGGCGCGCCAAAGGTCGCAAACGTTTAGCCGTGTAG
- the dnaA gene encoding chromosomal replication initiator protein DnaA, whose amino-acid sequence MDLANFWANCLTRLEGELSPLKFKTLVEPLLLETHQESESELALIAPNQFILEAVQKEKLLVCIEKWVTEAGQDKKVVLKLAPLPHRTQATHAPLPHVHVVANPIASDTPNAHLALRKKHSKTGLDNCFTFDTLVVGRSNELAHAAALQVAGNPGDKVYNPLFIYGGVGVGKTHLMQAIGNQIYHHQPQANIRYIHAQDFAQDIIHAYQHKGFELFRNTYQAVDLLLIDDIQFLAGKQRTMEEFFYIFNTLLTNQKQVVITGDVFPKKIGSDKKLMDKRLISRFSYGLTIQILPPELEMRVAILLKKADMTNITISNEVAFFIAQHIRANGRELEGALKRVKAFAGFHRRPITIEFAKEALKDIIAANVQHITVEMIQKTVADFYKIQLSDMYSKRRIRTITKPRQVAMLLTKELTQSSLPIIGRAFGGRDHSTVLHACHTIGEQCKHDETLAKEVELLRAMLQY is encoded by the coding sequence ATGGATTTAGCGAATTTTTGGGCCAATTGCCTCACTCGCCTTGAAGGCGAGCTGTCTCCGCTTAAATTTAAAACGCTCGTTGAACCCTTATTGCTTGAAACGCACCAAGAAAGCGAAAGTGAATTAGCGTTGATTGCACCCAATCAATTTATTTTAGAAGCGGTTCAAAAAGAAAAGCTATTGGTGTGTATTGAAAAATGGGTCACCGAAGCGGGGCAAGATAAAAAAGTGGTGCTGAAATTGGCTCCTTTACCTCATAGGACTCAAGCGACCCATGCCCCATTGCCCCATGTCCATGTTGTTGCCAATCCGATTGCCTCCGATACACCAAACGCTCATCTTGCTCTACGCAAAAAACACAGCAAAACAGGTCTTGATAATTGCTTTACTTTTGACACGTTGGTGGTTGGCCGTAGTAATGAATTGGCTCACGCTGCAGCATTACAGGTCGCTGGCAATCCTGGAGATAAGGTTTATAACCCGCTTTTTATTTATGGGGGCGTTGGCGTGGGCAAAACCCACCTGATGCAGGCCATCGGAAATCAGATCTATCATCATCAACCCCAAGCTAATATTCGTTACATTCATGCACAAGACTTTGCGCAAGACATTATTCACGCCTACCAGCACAAGGGATTTGAACTGTTTAGAAATACCTATCAAGCCGTGGATTTACTGCTGATTGATGATATTCAATTTTTAGCAGGCAAGCAAAGAACCATGGAGGAATTTTTTTATATTTTCAATACCTTGTTGACAAATCAAAAGCAAGTGGTGATTACGGGCGATGTTTTTCCTAAAAAAATTGGTTCCGATAAAAAACTCATGGATAAACGCTTGATCTCGCGTTTTTCGTACGGCTTGACCATCCAGATTCTCCCTCCCGAATTGGAAATGCGGGTAGCGATTTTACTGAAAAAAGCAGACATGACCAATATAACGATCAGTAACGAAGTAGCTTTTTTTATTGCCCAACATATTCGAGCCAATGGGCGTGAGTTGGAGGGTGCTTTAAAACGAGTCAAGGCATTTGCGGGATTTCATCGGCGACCCATCACTATTGAATTTGCCAAAGAAGCCCTAAAAGATATCATTGCAGCCAACGTACAGCATATTACCGTGGAAATGATTCAAAAGACAGTAGCCGATTTTTATAAAATTCAATTATCGGATATGTATAGTAAACGACGTATTCGCACGATCACCAAACCGCGTCAAGTGGCTATGTTGTTAACAAAAGAGCTGACCCAGTCTTCTTTACCGATCATTGGCAGAGCATTTGGTGGCAGGGATCATTCAACGGTGTTACATGCTTGTCATACGATCGGCGAGCAGTGCAAACACGATGAAACACTGGCCAAAGAAGTGGAACTGTTGCGAGCCATGTTGCAGTATTGA
- a CDS encoding DNA polymerase III subunit beta, translating into MIILQTQCDALLKPLQTVAGMVERRHTLPILSNVLIEQTNNALHITATDLDIQISTRSPAFASEDFSLTTSAKKLLDILRAMPEQATLSLDQQAERLVLTSGKSRFNLQTLPAKDFPKLEMEPETLATFTLSQQHLHQLLSLVQYSVASQDIRYYLNGLLLQTRAKQCHFVATDGHRLAYVQTALDDTMPDLELILPKKTVTELYKLLSFDADQTITVKLSAKQAVFEFNAIQIISKMIDGKFPNYNDAIPLDNDKIFLANRLDLLHALQRAAILANEKERNVKLSLKPNALSIVCTNSENEEAEEELEIAYQGEAMTIHFNVNYLLDLLNNLSDDTLQLALSDNRHPALFVVPGNPNFKYVVMPLRV; encoded by the coding sequence ATGATCATTTTACAAACTCAATGCGATGCTTTGCTCAAACCCCTCCAAACGGTGGCTGGTATGGTTGAGCGCCGACATACGTTGCCCATTTTGTCGAATGTGTTAATTGAGCAGACCAATAATGCTTTACATATTACAGCAACTGATTTGGATATCCAGATTAGTACGCGTAGCCCAGCATTTGCTAGTGAAGACTTTAGCTTGACAACTTCAGCTAAAAAGTTGCTGGATATTTTACGGGCGATGCCAGAACAAGCTACATTATCACTAGATCAGCAAGCAGAACGCCTTGTTTTAACATCAGGTAAAAGCCGTTTTAATCTGCAAACTTTACCAGCAAAAGACTTTCCAAAGCTTGAAATGGAGCCTGAGACATTAGCCACTTTTACTCTGTCACAGCAGCATTTACATCAATTGTTGTCCCTCGTGCAATATAGTGTTGCTTCCCAAGATATCCGCTATTACTTAAATGGGTTACTGCTACAAACGCGTGCTAAGCAATGCCATTTTGTTGCAACCGATGGACACCGCTTAGCTTACGTGCAAACGGCGCTTGACGACACCATGCCAGATTTAGAGCTGATTTTGCCTAAAAAAACAGTAACCGAATTATATAAACTCTTATCCTTTGATGCAGATCAAACCATTACGGTGAAGTTGTCCGCTAAGCAAGCAGTTTTTGAATTTAATGCTATACAGATTATCAGCAAGATGATTGATGGCAAGTTCCCCAATTATAATGACGCCATTCCATTGGATAACGATAAAATTTTTCTGGCCAATCGACTGGATTTACTGCATGCTTTGCAGCGTGCTGCGATTTTAGCCAACGAAAAAGAGCGCAATGTTAAACTGTCTTTAAAGCCCAATGCTTTATCGATTGTGTGTACCAATAGTGAAAACGAAGAAGCTGAGGAAGAACTGGAGATTGCCTATCAAGGCGAAGCCATGACTATTCATTTTAATGTGAATTACCTACTGGATCTATTGAATAATTTATCCGATGATACGTTGCAATTGGCTTTAAGCGATAACCGTCATCCGGCTTTATTTGTGGTGCCAGGGAACCCTAATTTTAAATATGTGGTCATGCCATTACGGGTTTAA